A region from the Triticum urartu cultivar G1812 chromosome 1, Tu2.1, whole genome shotgun sequence genome encodes:
- the LOC125541268 gene encoding F-box/LRR-repeat protein 14-like — protein MSSSPGRSCSKKLNCSMEDLPEALLTEILKRITRTSDLNSLALVSKQLYKIEGSQRGAIRVGSGLCTATEALTSLCARFPNLRKVEIDYSGGIPGHGKQLDNKGISVFSSHCYSLIDLTLSFCSCIDDSGLACLANCKKLVSLRLNSTPQITSIGLFSVAVGCTSLSNLHFIDCEKIDSVEWLEYLGRDGSLAELVVKNCQRINHHDFLKFCSGWMKLQKFEFERKRGKYDLLDPGNVVYDSSYDAHNMDVYDFCCESLKDLRLAHIETWPEAGLRVLLGKCKALEKLCLEYVRALNDNDIIVLSRSCSNLKSITLWLNLQLYLRDVSYCESRMSFTDNSLYALALNCRMLQMVDLRFTGCSRDWPSEIGFTQEGFLVLIQSCPIRVLVLNNANFFDDKGMKALSSSPNLETLELILCHAVNGVGMRFIAHTPCLSNLTLRACHKVTDVGVAELGRAHKLESLVIEHCGRVSLQAAQGVAKSVHYSRKCSDALKKKLGLSV, from the exons ATGTCCTCCTCTCCCGGTCGGTCGTGCTCAAAGAAG CTGAATTGTTCGATGGAGGACCTACCGGAGGCTCTGCTGACAGAGATTCTCAAGAGGATCACCAGGACAAGTGATCTCAATTCTCTTGCCCTTGTTTCAAAGCAGCTCTACAAGATAGAGGGGAGTCAAAGGGGTGCTATCCGTGTTGGTTCCGGTCTTTGCACTGCTACAGAAGCACTGACATCATTGTGCGCCCGGTTCCCAAATCTGCGGAAAGTGGAAATCGATTACTCTGGTGGGATACCTGGACATGGAAAGCAGCTGGACAACAAAGGCATTTCGGTGTTTTCATCTCACTGTTACTCGCTGATTGACCTCACCTTAAGCTTCTGCTCATGCATCGATGACTCTGGGCTTGCTTGTTTAGCGAATTGCAAGAAATTGGTGTCTCTCAGGCTCAACTCCACACCACAAATAACTTCGATTGGGCTTTTCTCGGTTGCAGTTGGTTGCACAAGTCTATCTAATCTCCACTTTATTGATTGCGAAAAAATCGACAGTGTGGAGTGGCTGGAATACCTTGGTAGAGATGGATCGCTGGCAGAGCTTGTAGTGAAAAATTGCCAAAGAATCAATCATCACGACTTCCTAAAGTTTTGTTCAGGATGGATGAAGCTCCAGAAGTTTGAGTTTGAGAGGAAAAGAGGAAAATATGATCTTCTTGATCCAGGTAATGTGGTCTATGACTCCTCGTACGATGCTCACAACATGGATGTATACGATTTCTGCTGTGAGAGTTTGAAGGATTTAAGGTTGGCGCATATTGAAACTTGGCCAGAAGCAGGACTTCGAGTTCTCCTAGGGAAGTGTAAAGCATTGGAGAAGCTTTGCCTTGAGTATGTTCGTGCCCTAAATGACAATGACATCATTGTATTATCTCGGAGCTGCAGCAACCTTAAAAGCATCACACTTTGGCTTAACCTGCAGCTCTACTTGCGTGATGTCAGCTATTGTGAAAGCAGGATGTCATTTACAGATAACAGCCTTTACGCTCTAGCCCTAAACTGCCGTATGCTTCAGATGGTGGACCTCAGGTTTACAGGATGTTCCCGTGACTGGCCATCAGAAATAGGGTTCACACAAGAGGGTTTTCTGGTGCTCATTCAGTCCTGCCCGATTCGTGTTCTGGTGCTAAACAACGCCAACTTCTTTGATGACAAGGGGATGAAGGCCCTCTCATCCTCACCAAATCTGGAGACACTCGAGCTCATATTGTGTCATGCGGTAAATGGTGTTGGGATGCGCTTCATTGCGCACACCCCATGCTTGAGTAATCTCACACTTCGGGCGTGTCATAAGGTGACTGATGTAGGAGTGGCTGAACTGGGACGTGCACATAAGTTAGAGTCTTTGGTCATTGAGCATTGTGGTAGGGTCTCTTTGCAAGCTGCACAGGGTGTTGCCAAGTCAGTTCACTACTCCAGGAAATGTTCAGATGCCCTGAAGAAGAAACTTGGTTTGTCAGTATGA